The following is a genomic window from Amphiura filiformis chromosome 4, Afil_fr2py, whole genome shotgun sequence.
aagccatttggtggaccattttggcactattattgtgtaaaattttagcttgaaacagctaaaaaattgtgaaatgacagcctaataagccattcgtggacaagtcttcactaaaacagaagcgaaagcgaccacatgtttatgtatacgcaggggggtgtctgagggggatgtgcccccctcagaagtaagaaacttttgcaaaatgaagacctaattgaagccatttggtggaccattttggcactattattgtgtaaaattttagcttgaaacagctgaaaaattgtgaaatgaaggcctaacttgtggacaagtcttcactaaaacagaagcgaaagcgaccacttgtttatgtatacgcaggggggaTGTTCCGCCCTCagacgttggaaaattttgcaaaatgaaggtccaattgaagtcatttggtgcataatttttacactgttaTCATAAAAAAGGGActtaactcaatttgcaaaattttacttgagatttgagattcggaattattactaaagcatgcatggattgatgttgaagtcagcattgagtccgtcttaaaactgactttggtgataaaatatgacgggccctgcatatcgacgggcccgcagtacaggcttttgggccgaggacccgccttcaagcaatgcccaaaataatcacaggcctataatacattatacttacgatcgacccggctgtgcagattttcgccagcccatcgggctggtacctatttctgggatggggtcagtttgctcaagaaattattttttattggtattggaatgacttttgtttaaaacttttgtggttgaatttttttaaaatattttaattcgatttgtaaggaaaagtaagtatgttttgccgtttcaacgaacgaaaacgagtgagtattaccaaagttatgtttgaactaattatgactttaaaagttctaggtatataggcctaaatgtaacaataatagttaatatatagcatcatatggtcagcagaagaaaatctgaaatcacctatgatgtcatatcagtgtccttgaccggggtccttactccttgaccactgaacagcgtgatatcatgttgataacagatctatagaatcaaaatcttcatcatatccccggatcatatcacagattctcaacaatctgtgatcatatggaccatattgatgtgaaagtagttatctatcatatcctgtgtcgttttatggataaatatgactcaaaatgttattgatgaaatggttgctatcataaacatcagttttgtcttttcaacgggaaaaatccgatgcaaaataaagtttttagggcctagctataatatgggcataatttgtgcacgtaggcctattgaacaatgtaccccatttgacatgcacttatagataaataaattgtcttactttattaatttaataacttctttattataaataaaatgacacataactatttgattcataaaattacattcaacaaaatgattgaagagaaaacacacaaggcactataggcagactgttatagaatgaagtatgtaagatgccatgtccatagcttcgcaggtgtttccgactagcaatcaacatgatcagcacattcagaaaaacacagtttaaggggcactacaccctgcccaattttgtgcctattttgcatttttctcaaacattatagcgcattggggacaagtaagatatgtatattataggggcaaggactaaaactactgcactggaaattttatttcagcacggacaacagttgtggagttacagtcaaaaatgagggaaaaccaatatttgatcaataaattaaactacttgctttgagttgctgaattttcagtacagtagttgcagtccttgcccctataatataccgtgatatcttacttgtcaccaatgtgctatcatttttgagaataatgcaaaaatatgcacaaaatttgccaggggtgtagtacacccttaagagtgaagattgtagtgagtaaccagtcctttataaatgtgctggccactatctattataatatagtaggcttaaactatacattgcgaattaattaagttattttaaaataaaatgtacctacatgtaagttaactcaaaccggcagtgtatttgtgaagtggtatatcgaaagcagtgaaatcggacattcctaagcgaagatattgagttcgtaagttctggtattacaaaattggaaattgagatatcgtgggtaaaaagctgaaaagacaaaaaaacccaacaacaacaacaacaaaacaaaaaaaaccagaccataacaatttggagtaatgaatttaaagagttgacatgagattaggaattaatgttttctgctgtttcagtgtgcatgttctcatcgttgatggtttggtggactgtcatgtagatgtaagcgtgatcctaaaatgcctttcacattgaccaaaactaattacaagacctcttctacattgaggctggctttcccttttaaagggaatttttattaggtatgggcagtgatgggcctactcaattatgtgcaatttaacattttttcttctctttttctcccttttctcttctctttttctccctttctcttctctttttctccctttctcttctgtATTTTCCTTTTTTaggggtggggaccaaaatgtgggggggggggacatttgatattgtgtcccccccactttgaaaagtgagggggacgttgccccctgtcccccacccgatttacgcccttgtAGTAACCTAGGAACCTAGTAACagacactaatataggctgatacatttcatggttcagcaaaaactttTCAGAACACTTTGGACTATTGCATTATTTACCCAAATATCCTATATCTTTCCACTTGAGCGCGTCACAGCTTATGTTCTGCTGCCTACAGTGCGCACTGTGAAAATAGCCTTCGATGGTGACAGTGTTGATGTTCTACCAATGAAAGAACTATTCCTCAATGACACTTTTCATTGCTCTTCGTACATGTCGTAGTCCTCTTTCATAGTCCTGCCTGCTACCTTACATCACTCCGGGTCGACAGTTGCACTAACGGCGCACTTGCTAGTGTAGCTTAAGAGCTCTTAAGTCCTGTTATTCATAGCTGATTTTGTTTGTCGTGTAAGTAAGCAAAGAGAAGAAACACAGTTCAAGGAACTATTCCCAAGCCACCTTCACAAGAGGAAAGAACAATGgagtgctcatcataaaaagggtgaaataaggctccaaaGGTGTTCTACCGATGAGTAACTTTTCAAGAGAACCTTAGGTGGATACCTGTGACTACCAGGAAAGGACTGGTTGGCTGGTGAAGAAAAGTACCACTTGACTACAGGAAAGACAGTTGACTGTATCCAAAAGAAGTCGAAACAGGTCAGATGGAATGGAGTCAAGGAACTAGAGCAGAGAGAACGCCACCTGATACTAAATGAGATGTGGAGAGGACAGATAGATAGAGAGCAGGCCCCGACTTTAGAAAGAACCAGAAGCTAATCAAAGACATCGCCGCAGGAACACAGAAAGTGCTTGACCGGTCTTGTCAAAGATATGGATGAAGATGATATGCTTGTCTACCTATATGGTTGTGCTAAGCAGGAACAGTGGTTCATGTGGGACTCCGCCATACAAGTTGTCACATCATGGAAGTAGCTGCTGTATGTGTGGACACCCGAGCTGTTGTCGATCCATATCAACGCCATACATGATCAACTGCCAACCCGCATGGGGCAAGACCAATCTAGGATCCTGCCAGCAATGCCATCACAGCAACTGTACACTGTTCCATATCCTAAATGGTTGCAACTTTTCACCGCAAAGTGGTCGATACAATTAACTGGCGtcatatttccaagttccaaacatagatctgattttgtttacaataatttggggggaatcccaaaatgacttaaaacaccaactcttgcaagtgcaagggggtttcccatctcatgaaatactttcagcttgtaagcaaagctaaataattaaattagattactcagggcacatcacaaatgtaacatgtgtaatggaatgtaatgaaaactaacattttgtggaaaattaaTCTATTCTTGattgaaatcgcacattattgctttcgAATGAAGCATCTGGATATTTGCCACGGATTTTAATTAATTATACTAAAGTAATTCTATCAATGGCTTATTGTATCCAAaaaatattaataggcctatcattaaaGCATACTGATAATAGTTACAATAAGCCATTGATTAAATTACTGTagtataattaattaatatcGTGGCAAATATCCAGATGGGTCATTCGATAAAGAAGAAATTGCAATCACAATGAAGGGTATTCTAATTTGTTTTCCACAGGAAATACTtacaagttattattattatagtcgaCAGAATTGGACGAAAAGTTGCAAAATATGTTCTGATGAAAACAGGCATTTGACATATTGACGTTGTTTACCTGTACCTACAAATTATTCGAAAGAGTGATAATGATGAGACCCATGCTGATCTTTGCCATTCACCTAATAGGTAAGTATTATAATATATGATTTGAAATGATTACTTGTGTTGAtaacatgatcaaaaataaacaattcttgagaaaatattttggcatactgtACAGGGTGTCCTTGAAAGAACTGTGTCGTCGGGAACTGGCTACGGTGGGCATTATTTAACGCATAAACcacaaacataactaaatagacGATGCGATTgcggaatatatcagctatcacatatacCGCTCCGTgtttaaaataaaagaattttacgaaactacttAATTTTCAGTCCGTGCCACGGAGTCATATTTTTGTCAATGACATAGACGCCTTATGCGATGATGATGCGGTCtgttgtcaaaattttaaaaagcctGTGATTGCttatttattcctcaaccacaccagttatgtATTTATGtgttagttgtggcgttaaaatatccgaacaattaagtttccgacgatgcaGTTAATAAAAAAAGGTATTTCATGAAATCAAAAGACCACTTTTCTGTTTTGAAAATCGTAGGCATCAAAAGGCGTATTAAAAACACTTTAACTTTTTTCATTATCATTCATAAATGTCTTAAATTAATCATAAGTGATTGCAATAATCTATGATATGTCCTAATTGTTACTTCTCAGCTTGTGTTTTGGTGAAGGCTATTAACGCACATGTGTGCAAGCTAAACGAAATACAAAACCTCGAAACTGGACTGGTACTTTGGTCACTTCCATCTCAAGAACGTTGTCTTTGTCAAGGAGTCGTGGCGATAAAAAATAAAGAGACGTGTGCTGAAAATTACCTGATGGACGAAGAGCTGTGGTTCACTACCAATCCCAAACCTCTTACACGTAGAGAGAATTGGACACCAGAAGCGATGGATATGTTCTTGAATAGGAGTATTTTGTGTTGTAATTAACGATGAAATATAACAAAACTAATAAtattttcatattcatattttattaacatttataaaagataaatttacaaagataaaaacaacaaacatgtaattTTGATTAAAGAATGACATCTATATAACACACAGAATGATATAGAATTTAATTTACAGAAACTAAAATATATTACACTTTTAAAATCGtaccattaagggctggggtatgaacgtttggacagtatttattttgggacattagagcacatcagacatatcgaattgcattctgaatacgaagaatgtcattctgatatcaaataattttgaatttttgaaattcgcaatttaatacacattttatggcaaatcattaaaaattgatatttttgatatttaacagtacttgaagtaaactttatagatctgatgatttatacttaaagtgtatgcaggtgggttgaaaagccgacgatcaattgaaaattttgacctttcgtattgaagatatggatttttttcccaaaacaccaaaaaattaggtctttttgggaaaaaatccatatcttcaatatgaaaggtcaaaattttcaattgaccgtcggattttcctccctgctacatacactttaagaatatatcattagatttatataatttacttcgaggactgttatatatcaaaattcgaaaaatatcaaattgtcataaaatttgtattatattgtgattttcaaaaaatgaaaattatttgatatcagaaagacatgcttcgtattcagaatacaattcgataggtctgaggtgctctcatgtgccacaaaaatactatcgaaacgcaataaacgctcattttagatcccttaatataaatgaataaataataaagaaatgTAAGTAAATTAAGAAAACATCTTGTGCAAGATAACAAAGAAGGCTGATAATTTCGTCCGAATTTATTTCGTCCGAACACTAAATAGAGTAACTGATAAATAATACTCTTTTTATGGTTAGTTTAGGATTTACATGGTACGCAAAAAATCGTCTGcatgaaaattaattgaaaaCCCATTAACGGTTATATGATTGTTCTCTTGGTTTAGATACCGATGAATGCATTTCGAACCCATGCCAGCACGACGGAATCTGTCATGATAGAATTGGCGCTTACGTTTGTATTTGTGATAATGCTTATGTAGGACAGACGTGTGAAATCGGTAAGCTATGTAAGCTAAATGGATTTTTTGGTTAtgctttttaaataaaacgccaTAAAAAGGCTGGGACAAACAGTACGGACACGATTAAATATGATTAAACATACAGCCtgtttcaaaacaaaattgtacaaatggaaagcgccatctttggcaattagaaaacagTGTTGTGACTTGATGCTTACATAACGTCAAGGGAGTTAATCCTAGCTTTCAAATACCATTTGTTTCATacagtgttacgtgtaatccaatTATCACCATGtgaactggatcacgcttttgatttatgcaccacgatcgaaatgatcgcaacacaaagcctatgtcatatatataaacatctcaaaaaaagtatctAATCCCCTTAAATTCTTCTTACATATTTGATTCTCTTAAATGGTCGTCcctttattttgtgtttgcttcAAGCTGATATATCCCTGATTTTACACTACATCGCGGACAGACAATGAAAAGTAAAAAGGACGTTGCATTAATATAAATGATGAGTACGAGTCGTTCCGGACAACGACTGTGACTCATGTTACACATCTCGGTTTTAAACATACTTCTAAATTTAACTTTAAGCTATCTGGAGCTCGTGGGAATCATGGACAACGTGTTCCGTAACGTGTGGGAATGGAACACAAACAAGAAGACGTCTGTGTGGTTATGGCTTGGAGACAGACTTATGTGATGGAGAAACCCAGCAGAATGAATCTAAACCATGTCACGAATCTCTCTGTCGTAAGTTTTTGCTTGTGCATGTGCCACCCGGGTATGGTTTAGGGTGGAACTGTACCTGTATAGAAGAGGGCAACAacattatgtgcaaaaactgttgggcgACTTTGACAACATTTTACTGCCGGATGTCATTACCACattggcttcaaatcgtagtacatggagaaactttgtagtcgcctacTTCGCagccaaatgaaatgaaatgaaaatgaatgatCTTCCATtaattcttgtttgttttctcCAGTTTAAGTTCAAGTTGATTATACTATATAATAATATCTACTATATTCCGGGACTATATTATAGAGAATGGTCATACACTAATTCTGATCTGGGTAGATAATAAAAAGTAATGTATAAAATATGAAGGATGAGGACAAGTCGGCCTGGACAACGATTGTGACTAACAATATCTGCTTTAAACAGAATTACAATATCTGCTTTAAACAAACTTCTAAATTTACTTTAAAGCTATCTGGAGCTCGTGGGAATCATGGACAACGTGTTCCGTAATGTGTGGGAATGGAACACAAACAAGAAGACGTCTGTGTGGTTATGGCTTGCAGACAGATTCATGTGATGGAGAAACCCAGCAGTATGAATCTAAACCATGTCACGAATCTCTCTGTCGTAAGTATGAAGGGCAATTGTTATTATAACCCGGGAATATTACTCACAACTATGCTAAgatgtttaaacatgttaaatgaagaTTACTTGGTGAACATAAGCTAACGCGAGTGTCGAACGAAAAAATTGGTTCTTTCGAAATTGTTATTTCCTTACACCACGTACGGGATTGTGTGGTTATGGCTTGCAGACTGAGTCATGTGATAGTGATACGCACCAGATTGAATCTATACCATGTCAAGACGCACTCTGTCGTAAGGTTTTCTTGTACATGAGCAATAATGCGCCACCTAGGTGAGGTTTATGGAATATCTGTAACTCAAAAGAGGGGTAACTCCCGCGGTAACTTTGATAGGCCAATTAAGTGTTGGGATATTTAATTATGGCGCAAAAGATTATGTAAAACAATTTAATATAGAGTCGTAAGAAAACAGTGCGAAGGAAGGTGTCGCGGTTGTCAATCGGTGTTCAAACTCTGTTGAGACAGTATGGCCCTACATTGACCAGCCTGTTCGGAAATTGGCCCGTAACAAAATGGACGTTTTTAATTATTCAGTTAGGCCAATTTTAGCATGTAATAACTAAATTGTCCCAAGGTTGAAATCCTTAGTGGGAATTACACTgttattaatattgatataaatttcaaaatgatacAAAATGTTGGCCTATtattagggatgtccactgtcaatacATTTGCTGCTAGAACGGTTTCCCATTTACTGTAGGTGTGCACTCACCCATGTATTGTCTATGCAAACACCGTCAGCTCAATGCAGGAAGTCCCAGACCTGATAAATGGTATACAGTACTTACATTGGCCCAAATTAGACCTACAACAggttgtttcaagaaattcctgatttcACCAGAAAACAtgaaccaaactttttcctgattggtcagtaaatagagaagaCCATcttcgtccgtattccatagtggcgtatagtggggcgccgcgaataaacaacttttcgagaaaatcgggtttgaagaaatgccaatttaaaatcgagttgtgtaaatcagacattcattatattttgtaaatgatgtgaaatttctgtagtaaactaaatagattttattgttatatatttttcaaaagaaataaatacatactattgctggcaaactgacaataaaactatacgtcactatggaaaacgaataaaacgcaataccctaaccttacgttaaccgtacgccacttcggtcgccgtgtaatccctatggcgttacttttcgtcgttcgtattccatagtggcgtataggtccgatacgcgtacgccactatgacatacgatatttttcattttgtcgatatttcataattataaaatgtgtataaaaagtggcgtatggtcgatacgccactatggaatacaaaaatgtcactttgtaactatacgccacatttaattaattaattactaatgaattagctaattatgactgatgagacttagaaaaaatgaaagagaacatcattaaaaacatatgtgccaattttcaaaaaaatgaccaaaaatcactatacgccactatggaatacagccgacgctTTATCAAGGGATCAACCTTTTTTAAAGAAAGGTTTAACGATATGAGAattacaacaggttgaagtgacaccattctgtgcatcaggtgttGAAACACAATTATATCCGAATTTGGATtaattcagacaagcaaacttacatactcataaaatgtaactatttttgaagacaaaatgtgcaggatattaagaaattaaagaatatttttaaaagccttccaaaacccatctcaaattataCACTTCTGACCACCATGTCCATTTTAGATGCTACCCATCATGGCTTTcatgcacacacagtatattgctcaatgtagtaaagataacctttgagttggagcaaatttctcaaacttggtagtgattaatgttaccaaacttatgccatgatgaaatataatcattttgaagataaaatgtgctgaccttaaaagattgaacaatgtttaaggattccgctattcatttgaaataatgcacttattgttcagccagtcctctatggagatattttccatggcagccatctatgatcatactttgaggttccaccaaacaaaccatgggttttgaggtcttatatttttttttttattttaagaaaatcGCTTAAATTTTTATGATGATCTTATTTTATGTTCtcataagcaaatataatgttccagataacgctagttaaatacattaagaaaaagcatcttaaagttgcactttctgttatagtattcctttttggacttaaactttttagcatgttctagcagccctatataaaaccgtgacacttgaaaggccatatctctggaatgaaacgtccgattaagattatttaaacgccaaaatgtttctgtCATCAATTCACAGCCAATAAGTtaaggtctgaatcaatttaaaggTACttaaatttttagtggacatgcctactattataccatatacatgtacattgtaagtGGAGCGTTCGACCGAGACCAATTATTACTATTTTAATGAGGGACGCCGGGAGATGTACGGGAGAACACGTGGAAGAAATTTGAGTTATCAATGGGGAAACACGAAACTGTGAGCTAACGTGAAGAGGAAATCCAAATATATCCGTACCAAACCTCTTGATCCTATAACAAAGTCAATGTAGCAAATTCAGATTTATCTTATTTTTAACAGCTTTTTGGGACATGTGGGGTAACTGGAGTCTTTGCAGTGACCCATGTGATACTGGATCCCCAAGCGGTTATCATACCAGGTATCGTGAATGTATGAATCTAGATATGGTTAATGCGACATGTGAAGGAAATGACACCGAGGTTTCACCTTGCACAGTAGAATCGTGTGAAAGGCGTAAGTATTCTAATTGCACGGGGAACTGTCTATAATTGGGgtaatatagatgagttgacttctgacgtcattgcatggcagtatgcgcacgcatcatcacaatttccattttttttgcctggcagtatgcgcgcgcatcatattttgttcagggccagTTCTTTTATAActaccacatcacaataaggatattgaacagtgtagtggttgtttGCAGTTCGcccaagcatatcgatataccaatccgtgcctttgttgataaacattgaagtCAACTATTGTTTTAATTGTTTATCTATTTGCTTACTTATTATCATTGTAATGGATTTGGACAGGGATTGCCAAGGTTTTACTCCGGGTCACTAAGGGTTTTACACTATTCTTATTAAATGTGGTGTTCtgatttatacagggtgtaacaataaaatttatacaattgcattttcacTTCTCCGGAAAAACTAAAAGAGTATGGCACAAtgttaaatcgtccagaaaacgcgttgggccacttttgccatgttttcgcatatcaagtttgaaccgcgcaGATATGCTTATCGTGAATTAAACAtcaaacacaaaataattataagtggtgtttcttcatataattaacatgaacttaaaaTGATATTTCTTGaaaaagtcatgaaatttctttcaaataaccttataaataaagtaatttctcatatctctgagatatcattggtaaaactgagaacagtttttgcatacataagtacaaaacaataaaattttgaaattaagttcagctggacttctagctgttctggggtgaccactattgccagcatttctgttaacaaattctacatacttctcatagttatatgtaattgtatgccttgatggaaaatgtgattttggaaaatgagctataaaaaATCGTATGGTTTTTGCTTGACTccgtgtgctaccgaatgtcacaaccataaaaatacgctcttccaatgtgaattggggttgaagttgttgagctgcagcgaCGTAAATGTAAATGAGGTTGTTaaatgtcagtgcttagttgtgactttcaaaaattcaaggagatattctattatgtaatcatttataCCACTTCGAATacaccattgtttaaaactagctatcataagagcaccgtccaactggtacatggttcaactctattcagtcacttttgtaacacaaaagtggcccaagcggttttaacactaggttacataattggcaatATCTTcacacttgtataccatcgattttattggaacaaagcttatctggtggctaaagaaattatcttgatagacatataaatatcaaaccaaaaaaataagcggcattcttgtgtcattctattttcaaaattgtacaaattgtattgttacaccctgtatatgtgggcaggtggacgaagtccaggggcCCGATGGTTTTGATCGATTGATGGTGTCGGACATGTTTTTTTAGCTCGTCCGATACGGAGTACTAAAACCTCAAATTTTACACTTTGGCTGCTGAAATTGATATCATCGTCACATCTAGATATCAAAGCTTCTCACCAGACAACATCATGAGTGGAGATAAAGCTGTGGAAACAAGGCAAATGAAGAAAAAGTCAGCTTCAAAACCATCATTGACTGACCAAGATGGCGCCCATGGTACCGAACCCGGTACGGTAGCGGCCACTCCACAAGCTAAGCTAGCCAGCCAACTTAAGTTAATATTAACATCAGACCCTGAACTTCTTCAAAATCTTGCGGACACGATAGCAGCCTGCATTATTGGGTCACCGCCACTACTAAAAACGGTCTCAGAAAAGCTAAAAGAGGCCTTGAAAGATGAGATGGCTGAAGAAGTGAAGCAGGATGTGTATGCATCAGTGTCTTTCGACATCAAGAGACAAGATGACACCATAGACGACCTGCAAATGCAAGTTAACCATGCAGCCAAGCAAGTAGACATCCTAGAAACCAAGCTCGACAATCTGGAGCAATATTCTAGGAGAAACTGTCTGTTACTCCATGG
Proteins encoded in this region:
- the LOC140149595 gene encoding coagulation factor XII-like; the protein is MMRPMLIFAIHLIACVLVKAINAHVCKLNEIQNLETGLVLWSLPSQERCLCQGVVAIKNKETCAENYLMDEELWFTTNPKPLTRRENWTPEAMDMFLNRSILCYTDECISNPCQHDGICHDRIGAYVCICDNAYVGQTCEIAIWSSWESWTTCSVTCGNGTQTRRRLCGYGLETDLCDGETQQNESKPCHESLCL